One Podarcis muralis chromosome 1, rPodMur119.hap1.1, whole genome shotgun sequence genomic window carries:
- the RIF1 gene encoding telomere-associated protein RIF1 isoform X2: protein MSGADSTTGPCPSGSLRPLLETLEDPAAAPAALTDALLTLTNRLTGEEGKEFASEVGKLFPQLYKIFKTYIPTENSELSSAALQALGFCVFNSKTAALLCESEIQELLSIVNSVAIKAVDKNTRTRALWVISKQSFPSDIVGKLVPSIIGMLETVLNKGDLHSMVVEYEALNVIIRLIEQAPSHMEEQAVKWAKLIIPLVVHSAHKVQLRGATALEMGVPLLLQKQQEVAAVTEELMTTKIIPELQKLFASKNETYVLKLWPLFVKLLGKALHRSGSFINSLLQLEELGFRSGSPVVKKIAFIAWKSLIDNFALNPEILCSAKRLKLLMQPLSSIHVRTEALALTKLEVWWYLLMRLGPHLPAHFEQVCVPLIQSTLSLDSVLQGNSSRLAINQSLLTPGSAHKSGAFPNGTTANQRMSLSSSTVTAIPSIQLLGIEMLLHFFMGPEVLTFSKENNIALSLEPLQHSVITSPSFFCKHASTFINAVQDGFIAVGKDASDTSLSAIWKAMIRFVKGAIESGSKRERQSSDVLTMLLQALKNIVVSNELSVLKSMSLIEITIKELPPKVLGSPAYQVADMDLLNGTPALFLIQLSFHEDLLKCYVQDERFFLNYESLVGCVLSGPTSPLTFSESVFTIVNQSSKYLENKEHLWRMWSIIVNPLTEWINQTNEVNQGDALEHNFSALYSALLLPVNTIFPCSEFPQPTMKTLLRSWSELYKAFARCALLVATAEDNLCCEELCAKIISGLEDDADINQSMLDGLAQITSVMVDCINFEPYGTKCQPSNRSPQMSTDWSRKKKDPLGKLSSLIKLLVILVNSLQMIVSKESSPERKTSISTSVIGALQNIIGHISLPSVIRPLFRTIAKPLSAFYEKTKSTNASKVTNGLNNKFEKLLAESISCFQSSYAGSFDSELLQELSPLLCIMLLHKNKQLRSQAAQFWNATFGKAVVLTYPEELKCVLCQAKQKNLLSLPGFENTDVVGECNGTCSDSQTENSQWDAKISGIEVHPSGKRDSLLAQTNELKQKSINSPVTPAKQMKLENSLTKTNRKNLLLEEENTVDFVFIPPETKERVLTEHQKEVLRTKRIDIPTMYNNLDASQDTTLFSQYTQSQEDYPDKPASVDVKEESEKEENKAMPQDEKPASDLLGIAHEVTESGKADVLPENNNSTTAEQLTTSGKQSLDTNCEKLETCAPKSVPGETSVLDCSLNECTSNVSSCSSASSDVISGTPQPVSRRQSFITLEKFNSSENRPFSPTTFTVSGTSASTPLLAKQECMIASDASFKGIPDVENNNTFKHKVEKATPRPKRSNLEILGALETYVKVKRLKDENKANSKLQPESTLGIKKSSLRQNKTDNSEEEKSKISQLQQEKNMQESPANLVEDKCELPGEIQEPEYLLDIPSQVSELNAVGCTIENKQILDNVAETKAGANLDSKENTPPELPLAAATISNVGQSPQVSPHPKALRRSLRRKPETAEGASGSPDKENSQQKKDGRKDGEKVLPKKISQSKEASAQKQKSVPDKTIDAQGSIKKEINVHGSRTAEGTILKDSHVSRTIQEETSIANEKSEGSQSSDISDLQDSVPETTGEKPKGFPRYQTRRTSQGLLISIENSESDSSETREEGTKRKRLGRSKNKSSSLESSSIESQVKEVLESQEFHAKPATEIQTMPPENKDVMHSDEHMEIALLSGVTGQERERTSLPLSECSGLEQDMDTSLCRDSSDTERTAARMLTRSTSESALESRQRTTVLDKCSDSPAKGLESGAYTAAISVSSSPEKSSETSECQHKRSKRTRKSKSCNCCGEKPSPLLGKSITEIKKEGSPKKEGSPELKLKESKKMANKSTMALPSIPAAADSQFAERLNMEPCAASTPLSSISNSSALKDSHEGIRSEEDLLGGDTPKEELKKSSCVKDESDTSVAENLDCVGLAEATSEPSSVDSDSVEHIVQCPSLEADTDPGAVKTGDSIQNGHPEGRTDVEMSVNQPEEIKGSETKADIVQNVVDKTPVSVTEVPELQEQDAESDIASRSEEHEISALVQKENSSDSPLKFQEIYALSVAKISESPNGVQARCIWSPSASPSTSILKRGVKRQKEEDSPSPANKSRRVSFANPIYQEELADDIDRRSPVVRTHSSNGSQSFRSIKSSPNHQAKITEMVKEPLPSPTECIYPALVGCKAPVDTILPQITSNIWARGLGQLIRAKNIRTVGDLSSLTSAEIKTLPIRSPKVSNVKRALKGYHDQQVRSRGFEENAGLDDVEKPVNGIDEKSCSTNEDKMETDLSEPVSSTADEQSTTDLFAQIDILAPQFTSENLLNYSVSELFEMQEKLHSMTNCIMKNLQARWKSPTRESTV from the exons TCGCCTGACTGGTGAAGAGGGAAAAGAATTTGCATCTGAAGTTGGGAAACTCTTCCCTCAGCTCTACAAGATATTTAAG ACATATATTCCTACTGAAAATTCAGAATTGAGCAGTGCAGCCTTGCAAGCCTTAGGATTCTGTGTGTTTAACTCAAAGACTGCTGCTTTACTATGTG AATCAGAAATACAGGAGTTGCTGTCAATAGTGAACAGTGTTGCTATAAAGGCTGTGGACAAAAACACTCGCACTAGAGCGCTTTGGGTGATCTCTAAGCAGTCCTTTCCTTCTGATATTGTTGGAAAGCTG GTACCCAGTATTATTGGTATGTTAGAAACAGTGCTGAATAAAGGAGACTTGCATTCCATGGTGGTTGAATATGAAGCATTAAATGTTATTATACG GCTCATAGAACAGGCTCCATCCCACATGGAAGAACAGGCTGTAAAGTGGGCGAAGCTGATCATCCCTTTGGTTGTCCACTCTGCTCATAAAGTGCAGTTAAGAGGTGCTACTGCATTGGAGATGGGAGTGCCACTTTTActtcagaagcagcaggaggTGGCAGCAGTCACTGAAGAACTTATGACTACG AAAATAATCCCAGAACTCCAAAAACTATTTGCATCAAAAAATGAAACATATGTTTTGAAACTTTGGCCTCTGTTTGTTAAGCTGCTTGGCAAA GCGCTTCATCGTAGCGGAAGCTTTATCAATTCATTGCTGCAATTAGAAGAACTAGGATTTCGTAGTGGGTCACCGGTGGTAAAGAAAATAGCTTTCATTGCATGGAAGAGTCTGATCGATAACTTTGCTCTAAATCCAG AAATCTTGTGCAGTGCAAAAAGGCTGAAATTGCTAATGCAACCACTGAGTTCCATTCACGTGAGAACAGAAGCTCTGGCACTGACAAAGCTAGAGGTCTGGTGGTATTTACTGATGAGGTTGGGACCTCATCTCCCAGCCCACTTTGAACAG gtTTGTGTGCCATTGATTCAGAGCACTTTAAGCTTAGATTCCGTTCTACAAGGAAATTCATCACGGTTAGCTATTAACCAGAGTTTACTAACACCGGGTTCTGCACACAAATCAG GTGCTTTCCCCAATGGAACCACTGCAAATCAAAGGATGAGCCTGAGTTCTAGTACAGTTACAGCCATTCCATCAATTCAACTTCTAGGAATCGAAATGCTACTTCACTTTTTCATGGGACCAGAAGTTCTGACATTTTCCAAAGAAAACAACATTGCACTTAGTTTAG AACCTCTTCAGCACTCAGTAATCACCAGTCCTTCGTTCTTCTGTAAGCATGCCAGCACATTCATAAATGCAGTTCAGGATGGCTTCATTGCAGTTGGAAAAGATGCTTCTG ATACTAGTCTAAGTGCTATATGGAAGGCAATGATTCGTTTTGTGAAAGGGGCAATTGAATCAG GGAGCAAGAGAGAACGGCAAAGCTCAGACGTACTCACTATGTTACTTCAGGCCTTAAAAAACATTGTTGTGTCAAATGAACTATCTGTGTTAAAGTCAATG TCCCTGATAGAAATCACAATCAAAGAACTGCCTCCAAAAGTACTAGGATCCCCAGCCTATCAGGTTGCTGACATGGATCTTCTGAAT GGGACTCCAGCATTGTTTTTAATTCAGCTTTCTTTCCATGAAGAtctgttgaaatgctatgttcaAGATGAAAG GTTTTTCTTGAACTATGAATCACTTGTAGGATGTGTTTTGTCTGGCCCTACATCTCCTCTGACTTTTAGTGAGTCTGTATTCACAATTGTCAACCAAAGCTCAAAGTATCTGGAAAATAAGGAACATCTCTGGAGAATGTGGAGTATTATAGTTAACCCCTTAACTGAGTGGATTAACCAG acAAATGAAGTAAATCAAGGTGATGCTTTGGAACATAATTTCAGTGCACTTTACAGTGCATTGTTGCTCCCTGTGAATACCATATTCCCATGTTCTGAATTTCCACAG CCTACAATGAAAACATTGCTCCGTTCCTGGTCAGAGCTCTATAAAGCATTTGCCCGTTGTGCTTTGCTGGTAGCAACAGCAGAAGATAATCTATGCTGTGAAGAACTCTGTGCTAAAATAATATCTGGATTAGAAGACGATGCAGATATT aATCAGTCCATGTTGGATGGCCTCGCTCAAATCACATCAGTTATGGTTGACTGCATCAATTTTGAACCATATGGCACTAAATGCCAACCATCAAATAGAT CCCCACAGATGTCTACAGACTGgtccagaaagaaaaaagatcccCTTGGCAAGCTGTCGTCCTTAATTAAACTTTTGGTGATACTAGTAAACTCACTTCAGATGATTGTGTCCAAGGAATCCAGCCCTGAAAGAAAGACCTCTATCAGCACTTCCGTTATTGGTGCTCTTCAAAATATCATTGGCCACATCTCCCTACCTTCAGTCATCAGACCTCTGTTCAGAACTATTGCGAAACCGTTATCAGCATTTTATGAAAAAACAAA GTCCACTAATGCATCTAAAGTGACCAATGGGCTCAACAACAAG TTTGAAAAGTTATTGGCAGAAAGTATTAGTTGTTTTCAGTCTTCCTATGCTGGATCCTTTGACAGTGAGCTGCTGCAAGAGCTTTCTCCATTGCTGTGCATAATGCTTTTGCACAAGAATAAACAGCTACGTAGTCAAGCGGCTCAGTTCTGGAATGCAACATTTGGTAAAGCTGTAGTGCTGACGTACCCAGAAGAATTAAA ATGTGTTTTGTGCCAAGCCAAGCAAAAAAATTTACTCTCGTTGCCTGGCTTTGAAAACACGGACGTAGTGGGAGAATGTAACGGGACATGCTCTGATTCT CAAACAGAAAATTCCCAGTGGGATGCAAAGATAAGTGGAATAGAAGTACATCCTAGTGGGAAAAGAGACTCCTTGCTGGCACAGACCAATGAACTAAAGCAGAAAAGTATTAATTCCCCCGTAACACCTGCAAAG CAGATGAAACTAGAAAACTCGCTGACAAAGACAAATCGAAAAAACTTGCTCCTGGAAGAGGAAAATACTGTTGACTTTGTGTTTATTCCTCCAGAAACAAAAGAGAGAGTGTTGACAGAGCACCAAAAAGAAGTGCTAAGAACTAAAAG GATTGATATTCCTACAATGTACAATAATCTTGATGCATCCCAAGATACTACCTTGTTTTCCCAATATACACAGAGCCAGGAAGATTATCC GGATAAGCCAGCCTCTGTGGATGTGAAGGAAGAATCTgagaaggaagagaacaaagcaaTGCCCCAG GATGAAAAACCAGCAAGTGACTTGCTTGGCATTGCCCATGAAGTAACTGAAAGTGGGAAGGCAGATGTACTTCCAGAGAACAATAATTCcaccactgctgaacagcttacCACTTCTGGCAAACAGAGCTTAGATACAAATTGTGAGAAATTGGAAACATGTGCTCCTAAATCAGTTCCAGGGGAGACTTCAGTATTGGATTGTTCTCTAAATGAATGTACCTCTAATGTCAGCAGCTGCAGCTCTGCCTCTAGTGATGTCATTTCAGGAACCCCACAGCCTGTAAGCAGAAGACAGTCTTTCATAACTCTGGAAAAATTTAATAGTTCAGAAAACAGACCATTCAGTCCTACAACTTTCACTGTGTCTGGAACATCTGCAAGTACTCCTTTATTAGCCAAACAGGAATGCATGATTGCTTCAGATGCTTCTTTCAAAGGAATTCCAGATGTGGAGAATAATAACACCTTCAAACACAAAGTGGAAAAAGCCACCCCCAGGCCTAAAAGGTCAAACCTAGAAATCTTAGGTGCACTGGAGACTTATGTCAAAGTCAAAAGATTGAAAGATGAAAATAAGGCTAATTCAAAATTGCAACCTGAAAGTACACTTGGGATTAAAAAGTCAAGCCTTAGGCAAAATAAAACAGAtaattcagaagaagaaaaatcaaagaTATCACAGTTGCAACAGGAGAAAAATATGCAAGAGTCTCCTGCCAACCTTGTAGAAGATAAGTGTGAATTGCCTGGTGAAATACAAGAACCAGAATATTTGCTAGACATCCCTTCTCAAGTTTCTGAGTTGAATGCAGTAGGATGTACAATAGAAAATAAACAAATTTTGGACAATGTTGCAGAGACCAAAGCAGGAGCAAACTTAGATTCTAAAGAGAATACCCCTCCAGAGCTGCCTTTAGCAGCAGCTACAATATCTAATGTTGGCCAAAGTCCACAAGTTTCACCTCATCCAAAAGCGTTAAGACGTTCTTTAAGACGAAAACCAGAAACTGCAGAAGGAGCTTCAGGTAGTCCAGACAAAGAGAACAGTCAACAGAAAAAAGATGGGCGTAAAGATGGTGAAAAGGTTCTGCCAAAGAAGATTTCACAAAGTAAAGAGGCTTCTGCACAAAAGCAAAAATCTGTTCCTGATAAAACAATAGATGCACAAGGAAGTATAAAGAAAGAAATCAATGTACATGGGAGCAGGACTGCAGAAGGTACGATCTTGAAAGACTCCCATGTTTCAAGAACTATCCAAGAGGAAACTAGCATAGCTAATGAAAAATCTGAAGGAagtcaatcatctgacatcagTGACTTGCAAGATTCTGTTCCAGAAACAACTGGTGAGAAACCTAAAGGGTTTCCACGGTATCAGACAAGAAGAACCTCACAGGGATTACTTATCAGTATAGAAAACTCTGAGTCTGATAGTTCTGAAACAAGGGAAGAAGGAACCAAGAGGAAAAGGTTAGGAAGATCGAAAAATAAAAGTAGTTCACTTGAAAGCAGTTCAATTGAAAGCCAGGTGAAGGAAGTGCTAGAAAGCCAAGAGTTTCATGCAAAACCTGCAACAGAAATCCAGACCATGCCACCAGAAAATAAAGATGTAATGCATTCTGATGAACACATGGAAATAGCATTACTGTCTGGTGTTACtggtcaagagagagagagaacttcccTCCCACTTAGTGAATGTTCAGGACTTGAGCAAGATATGGACACTTCCCTTTGTAGAGACTCTTCAGATACagagagaactgctgccagaatGCTGACACGCTCCACTTCAGAGTCAGCTCTAGAAAGCAGGCAGAGAACGACAGTTCTGGATAAATGTTCTGATTCCCCTGCCAAAGGTTTGGAAAGTGGTGCTTATACTGCTGCTATCAGTGTCTCTTCTTCACCTGAGAAGTCTTCAGAGACAAGTGAATGTCAGCACAAAAGAAGCAAGCGGACAAGGAAATCAAAGAGCTGTAACTGCTGTGGTGAGAAGCCATCTCCACTGTTGGGAAAGTCtatcactgaaataaaaaaagaaggtaGCCCAAAAAAAGAAGGTAGCCCAGAACTAAAGTTAAAAGAGTCTAAAAAGATGGCTAATAAATCAACAATGGCTTTGCCAAgcattcctgctgctgctgattctCAGTTTGCTGAAAGGCTCAATATGGAACCTTGTGCAGCGAGCACACCACTGTCCTCCATTAGCAATTCCTCTGCCCTGAAAGATTCACATGAGGGTATCCGATCTGAAGAGGATTTGCTAGGAGGTGACACTCCAAAAGAGGAACTCAAGAAATCATCCTGTGTCAAAGATGAGAGTGACACATCTGTTGCAGAAAATCTGGATTGTGTTGGCTTGGCTGAAGCAACTTCAGAACCAAGTTCAGTAGACTCTGATTCAGTAGAACACATTGTTCAGTGTCCATCCTTAGAAGCAGACACGGACCCAGGTGCTGTAAAAACAGGAGATAGTATTCAAAATGGTCATCCAGAAGGTAGGACTGACGTAGAGATGAGTGTGAACCAACCTGAAGAAATAAAGGGCAGCGAAACAAAAGCTGACATTGTTCAGAATGTTGTAGACAAGACACCAGTATCTGTAACAGAGGTACCAGAACTTCAAGAACAGGATGCAGAAAGCGATATAGCCAGCAGATCAGAAGAACATGAAATCTCAGCCTTGGTACAGAAGGAAAATAGCTCAGATTCCCCTCTAAAGTTTCAGGAAATTTATGCTCTTTCTGTAGCCAAGATTAGTGAAAGCCCTAATGGAGTGCAGGCACGCTGTATTTGGTCTCCATCAGCTTCTCCCTCTACCAGCATTTTAAAGAGAGGtgtaaaaagacaaaaagaagaagattctCCATCACCTGCAAACAAG AGCCGACGAGTTTCCTTTGCCAATCCGATCTACCAGGAAGAATTGGCAGATGACATTGACAGGCGAAGTCCTGTGGTTAGAACCCATTCTTCTAATGGTTCTCAGTCTTTCCGAAGTATTAAATCTTCACCTAACCACCAAGCCAAG ATCACAGAAATGGTCAAGGAGCCACTACCAAGTCCTACAGAATGCATATATCCTGCATTAGTGGGCTGTAAAGCGCCTGTCGACACAATTTTGCCTCAGATTACGTCAAATATTTG GGCAAGGGGATTAGGACAACTCATTCGAGCAAAGAACATCAGGACTGTAGGTGACTTGAGTTCTCTGACATCAGCTGAGATCAAAACTCTTCCCATTCGTTCTCCCAAAGTATCCAATGTTAAAAGAGCTCTTAAAGGATACCATGACCAACAG GTACGATCTCGTGGATTT